The Streptomyces sp. ICC1 DNA window ACGAGGCGGCCCAGTACGGCGGACTTGCCCGAGCCCGGGTCCGCGGTGACGACGAGGAGCCCCGCGCCGCCCTCTCCCGCGAGGTGGGCCCGCGCCTCGCTCAGGGCCCGCTCCCGGCCCGTGAAGTAGGACCCCGGGTCGTACACCTGCTCCACCCCGCGCCCCCGCGGCTCGAAATGGGAGAAGAGGTCGGAGGTGTCCCCGCTGACGGGCCCGTCGCCGGTGACCTCGGCCGCGGGGTCGAACGAGGGGTTCGGGAAGAAGGGCGGCGGCTCCGCCTGGTCGACGGAGGAGCACGCGGCCCGCTGTCGCAGTCCGGACGCCGTGAACGACCGGTTGACGCGGTCGGCGACGGTCCCCGGCGCCAGGTGGCGCTGCGACGGGCCCTCCCCCTGCCCGCAGGCCTTGGCCAGTTCGGCGACGAAGGCGCCGTCGACCGCGGCGTCCCGGTGGCGCGCGGAGGCGAGCAGCCAGGTGCCCGAGCCGAGCGCCTCCCCGCGTCCCCGGCCGGCCACGATGGCGTTGGCCACCGCGCCGATCTCGGCGCCGGCGGCCGCCGCGTGGCAGGCGTCGACGATGAACAGCACGTTGCGCACGGGGGAGGTGGCGAGCACCTCGGCCAGGCTGGGCAGGGACAGCCACGAGCGCGGGCGGGCGTACGTGGTGTCCGCGCAGGCGAGCCGGTAGTTCCCCACGGGCGCCCGGTCCCCGTGCCCGGCGTAGTAGACGACGACCACGTCGTCCGCGGTGAGTCCCGGGGCGGCGCACCAGTCCGACAGGGCGTCCTCGAAGTCGGCGGAGTGCGGGTCCCGCGACACGGAGGCCAGTACCCGCTCGTACCCCATCGACCCGAAGAGCTCCACCACGGCTTCGACGTCATCGGGCACCAGGGGCAGTTCGGGATGCTCCCGGTACCGGCGCGTGCCCGCCGCGATGAGGTAGCGCATCAGTGGGCCCGTGGCTCCCGTGCGAGCCCGGCCGCGATGGCCCGGCCGGTCTCGACGGCCGTCAGGTAGCGCGTCGCGTCGTGCATGTGGCTGCCGTTGTGGACGGCCTTGTCGACCACGCGCGCGCCGTACGCGGGGCTCAGTTCGCGCACGAGGGACACGATGTCCGTGGCGTCGGCGATGTTGGTCCAGTCCCGCACCGGCTTCGGCCACACCGCGCGGCCCTCGGTCGGAGCGGGCCGGAGGCGGTCGAGGACCAGGGCGCGCATGCCCAGCGGGGATCCGAGGGTGACCAGGGCGCGCACGTCCCGGTCGCCGTGGTGCGCCTCGTCGCAGAGCGTCTCGTAGGCGACGACCGAGCCGAGGGAATGGGCGACGACGACCCGAGTCTCGGGTGTGATCCGCGCCGCGACCCTGGCCCGGGCGGCACGGCGGACGTCGTCGTCCGAGAAGTACGCGGCCATCTGCTTGAGGCTCCCGATCAGCGCCCGGTCGAGGACCCCCCGCAGGAACACCGCGCCGGTGAGCGCGTCGAGCGCCGCCCGCACCGCGTTCACCCGCAGCGCCTGCGAGACCAGCAGGCCCCCCGCACCGCGGGTTCCCGACTCCGCCGGATCCGGTACCCCCGGGTCGGTCCGGGCGGCTTCGGCCCACCAGGCCATGAGGAGCCGGAACTCCTCCTCCGTCTCGACGTCGCCCGCGTCGTACGGGGGCTCCTGGCCGGACCGCGCGCCGGCGGGGCGGAACAGGTCCCCGTAGAACGCCACTCCGACGTCGTCGGGCGCCGGAACCGGACCGCCCGCGAGCCGCACACCACCGAGCAGTTCGGGTACGACGTCCCGCGCGAGCGAGTCCTCGCTCAGATACTGCTTGCCCACCCCGTGCACAAAGACGACAGCGCTCAATGCCCCTCCCGCGTAAGGAGAACAAGCCTACGCGAGCGACTCCCGCCCCCTGCCGGATGCGTGGATCCCGGCGCCGGGCAGGGGTCGCGGTACGCGCGTTGACCGTGCGCCGGGGGTTCAGTTAGGCTTGCCTAAGTTGAATCGGGCGGCCGAGACCCCTACGACGGACGGACTGCCCTTGCTGTGTTCGAGGCTGACCAACGCGAACATCCTCACCATGGACCCGGCCCGCCCGGTCGCCCGCGACCTGGGCATCTGGCGGGGCCGCATCGTCGGCCTGGACGAGGCCGTGACCTCCCTTCCGGCCCGCGAGGTCATCGACGTGCAGGGCGCCACCGTGCTGCCCGGGTTCATCGACAGCCATGTCCACCTGGCCTGGACCGGACTGAAGCAGAGCACCCCGAGCGTCGCCCCGTGCGAGCGGGTCGAGGACGTGCTGGCGGTCGTGGCCGAGGCGGTCTCCCGTACGGCCGCGCCCGGTACGTGGGTTGACCTGATGGGCTACGACCAGCGGGCCCTGGGACGGCACCTGACCGCCGCCGAGCTGGACACGGTCAGCCGCGGGCGCAAGGTGTTCCTGATGCACGACTCGGGCCACGGATGCGTCGTGAACAGCACGGTCCTCGCCCTGCTCCCGGCCGATGTCCCGCACCAGGACGGCTTCCTGGCCGAGGGCGCCATGACCGCCGCACGCGGGCTCCGGCTGCCGTACGGGCAGGCCGAACTCGCCGACGCCGTCGAGCGGGCGGCGCGCACCTGCCTCGCCGAAGGCGTGACCGCCGTCGCCGAGGCGGGCATCGGCGGCGGCCTGCTCGGCAACAGCCCGGTGGAGCTCGGCGCCTACCAACTGCTGCGGGACCAGGGCAGGCTGCCCCTGCGGGTCCAGCTCATGGCGGCGGGCGACACCCTGACCCCCCGCGACGCGCAGCGGGACGACGGCATCCCCCGCGCCCTGGACCTGGGCATGCGCACCGGGTTCGGCGACGACTGGCTGTCGCTGGGCGCACTCAAGATCTACACCGACGGCGGCATGATGGCCCGCACGGCCGCGCTCACCGCCCCGTACGCGGGCACGGACCACACCGGCCAGCTCCAGGACGACCCCGACCGCCTCGCGCAGCTCATCGTGGACGGCCACCTGGCCGGCTGGCAGCTCGCCGTCCACGCCATCGGCGACCGGGCCGCCGACCTCGCGCTCGACGCGCTGGAACGGGCACAGCGCCTGCGGCCCCGGCCGGACGCCCGGCACCGGATCGAGCACGCCGGGCTGATCCGCCCCGACCAGCTTCCGCGCTTCGCGCGCCTGGGCCTGAGCGCGGTCGTCCAGCCGACCTTCCTGCACTCCTTCGGGGACGACTACGCGGACGTGATGGGCGAGGAGCGGGCGCCCTGGATGTACCGGGGCCGGGGTTTCCTGGACCACGGGGTGACGCTCGTCGGCAGCTCGGACCGCCCCGTCACCGACGGGGCACCGCTGAGGGCCGTGCAGTTCATGGTCGAGCGCGCCTCCGCCTCCGGGCGGCGGATCGGGCCCGACGAGGCGATCACCGTCGAGGAGGCGCTGCGCGCCTACACGGTCGCCGGTGCGTACGCCTGCCGGTGGGACGACAGCGCCGGCAGCCTCACCCCCGGCAAGCGCGCCGACCTGGTCGTCCTGGGAGACGACCCGCGGTACGTCGATCCCTCCCGGATCGGCGACATCGAGGTCCTGACGACCTTTGTCGACGGACACGAAACGACGGATGCGGGAAAGCTGTGAGCAGTCAGATGAACGTCCTGGAACAGTTCTCCCCGCTGTGGGAGGTGCCCGCCATGCCGCCGCGCTGGGTGATCTGGCACGCGGGCGCGGGTGATTCCATGGTCTTCGACCGGGAGTTCAACATCCCCGTCGACGTGGACGACGCGGTCCTCGCGGAGGTCATGCGCCGGATGCGCGAGGCGGGGACGCCGGAGAGCGAGGCCTACCCCGGCCGTCCGTGCGGGTAGCCGCCGCGCGCGTCGGCTTGGCCCAACGACCTAGGTAAGGCTAACCTTACTTCGACCGTTCCGCCGGGGGTCCCGCGCCGATCCGGCGTCCCGGACTTCGTCCGGGAGACCCCCGCACCCGCGCACCCGCGCACGGCGGAACCGAGGAAGGAACACCTTGACCACGGCCACGCTGCCCCCTGCCGCCGCGCTCGCCACCCTGCCGTCCCGCACCCCCGCCACCCGGTGGCACGGGGTCCCCGAGTTCTCGGTGCGCCCCGCACGCCGGGACGACGGCCCGGCGCTCGCCGCCCTCTCCCGGCCGTTCGTCCAGGCGGGGGCGCTCCGCGAACGCCCGCTCTCCGTCTACCTCTCCCGGGCCTCAGACTTCCTCGTCGCGCAAGCACCCGACGGCACCCTCGAAGGCTGCGTCGCGCTGCGCGAACACCCCGCCGCGGGCGTGCTGTACAACTTCTGCGTCGCGGCCCACCGGCAGGGCTCGGGCACGGGCGCCCGCCTGCTGCACGCCGCGTTCGCCAGGGCGCGCGGCCGTTCGCTGGCGGCCCTGTTCACCGCGACCACCGGCAGCGGCCGCCTCTTCCTGCGCCACGGTTTCGCCCCGTCCTCCCCGAGCCTGGCGCCCGCCGAGTGGGCACTGTCCCTCGACCCCGGCCGCGGCGCACGCGTCCTGTCCCGGGCCTTGTAGGTCCGGGACGGCGAAGGGGCGGGCCCGGTGAGGGACCCGCCCCGGGGCGGAACGGCGGACCGGGCCCGCCGCCACCCGCCGCTACCCGTCGTACGAGGCGTCGAGCACCGCGGGCAGGGCCGCCACCAGGGCATCCGCCCGCTCCTGCGGCAGCGTCAGGGCGGGAGCCAGCCGTACGACGCCCGGGCCCGCCGCGTTCACGAGGAACCCGGCGTCCTGCGCGGACCGTTGGACCCGCGCGGCGACCGGCTCGGCCAGGGCGATGCCCAGGAGCAGGCCGGCGCCCCGTACCTCGCGGACCAAGGGGTGCGCCAGCGCCTCGACGCCGAGCCTCAGTCGCTCGCCCACCCGCGCGGCATGGGCGAGCAGCCCCTCCTTCTCGATGGTCTCCAGGACCGCGAGGGCGGCCGCGCACGCGACCGGGTTGCCGCCGAAGGTGGATCCGTGCTGACCCGGGGTCAGCAGCTCGGCGGCGCGACCGAAGGCGACCACGGCGCCGATCGGCAGACCGCCGCCCAGGCCCTTGGCCAGGGTGATCACATCCGGATCCAGCCCCGGCTCCGCCTGGTGCGCGAACCAGTGGCCGGTGCGGCCGATCCCGGTCTGCACCTCGTCCAGGACGAGCAGGCTGCCCGTGGCGCGGGTGATCTCGCGGGCCGCCCGCAGATAGCCCCCGGGCGCCGGGACGACTCCGGCCTCGCCCTGCAGCGGTTCGAGGAAGACCGCGGCCGTGCGCTCCGTGACGGCCGCGCGGAGCGCCCGCGCATCGCCGTACGGAACGTGCGTGACCTCCGCGGGCAGGGGCCGGAAGGGGTCGCGCTTGGACGGCTGGCCGGTGAGGGCCAGCGCCCCCATGGTGCGCCCGTGGAACCCGCCCTCGGTCGCGACCAGGTGCGGGCGCCCGGTGCGGCGGGCGATCTTGAACGCGGCCTCGACCGCCTCGGTGCCCGAGTTCGCGAAGAACACCCGGCCCGGCCTGTCCAGCAGGGCCAGCAGCCGTTCGGCCAGCGCGACGGCCGGCTGCGAGACGAACAGGTTCGACACGTGCCCGAGCCGGGCGACCTGGTCCCGCACGGCCGAGACCAGGGCCGGGTGGGCGTGCCCGAGGGCGTTGACGGCGATCCCGCCGGTGAAGTCGGTGTACGCGCGGCCGTCCTCGTCCCACACCGTGCTGCCCTCGCCCCTGACGAGTGCCAGCGGGGGCGTGCCGTAGGTGTCCATCATCACCGCGCGCCAGCGGTCGGCGAGCGGTGTCGTGCCGTCGGCGGTCACGCGCCGTCCTCCCTGCCGCCGGACCCCTCGGGCCCGGGTACGTCGTCCGGCACCACGGTGGTGCCGGGTCCGTCCTCGGTGAAGACTCCGCGCAGCAGCGCGTGCGGCACCCGACCGTCGATGACCTGCGCCTTGGCGACGCCGGTCCGTACGGCGCGCAGGCAGCCCTCCATCTTGGGGAGCATGCCGCTCGCGAGCTCCGGCAGCAGCGCGTCCAGCTCACCGGCCGTCAGGCGGTCGATCACCTCGGTGCTGTGCGGCCAGTCCGCGTACAGCCCCTCGACGTCGGTCATCACCACCAGCCGGTCGGCCCCGAGGGCCACGGCCAGTGCCGATGCCGCGAGGTCGGCGTTGACGTTGTAGACCTGACCGTCCTCGCCGCGCGCGACGGGTGAGACCACGGGGATGCGGCCCTGCTCCAGCAGGGCGCCTATCGTCGCCGTGTCCACGGCGACGATCTCGCCGACCAGACCGATGTCCACCGGCCGGCCGTCCACCCAGGCCGGGCGTCGCACGGCGGTCATCGTGTGGGCGTCCTCGCCCGACATGCCCACGGCGAACGGCCCGTGGGCGTTGATGGCCCCGACCAGTTCGCGCTGGACCTGGCCGGTGAGCACCATGCGCACCACGTCCATCGTCTCCGGCGTGGTCACCCGCAGCCCCGCCTCGAAACGCGTCTCCAGGCCGAGCCGGTCGAGCAGCGCGCTGATCTGGGGTCCGCCGCCGTGCACGACGACGGGCCGCAGGCCCGCGTGCCAGAGTTCCACCACGTCCTGGGCGAACGTCCGGTGCAGGGAGGGGTCCACCATGGCGTTGCCGCCGAACTTGACGACGACCGTCCGGCCCTGAAGCTGCTCCAGCCAGGGCAGGTCCTCGGCGGCCGGCACGGCGGCCGGAGTCCTCGTACCCGTCGTCTGAGTCGGCATCTGCGTCGGCATCTGCGTCTTCGTCCGCGTCATCTCCGCCCCGCTCACGAGCTGTAGGCGCTGTTCTCGTGGACGTACTCGGCCGTCAGGTCGTTGGTCCAGATGACGGCGCGGGAGTCACCGGAGCGCAGGTCCACGGTGATGGTGATCCGGCGGTCCGACAGGTCGACCTTGTCGCGGGGCTCGCCCTCGGCCCCGTCCCGGCACACCCAGACACCGTTGATCGCCACGTCCAGCCGGTCCGCGTCGAAGACGGCCGAGGTCGTGCCGATCGCGGACAGCACCCGGCCCCAGTTCGGGTCCTCGCCGTGCAGCGCGCACTTGAGGAGGTTGTTGCGGGCCACCGAGCGGCCCACCTCGACGGCGTCCGCCTCCGAGGCCGCGCCGACGACCACCACCTCGATCTCCTTGGACGCGCCCTCCGCGTCCGCCACCAGTTGGAGCGCCAGGTCACGGCAGACGGCGTGCACGGCCGCGGTGAGCTCCCCGGGGGCGGGCGCGATGCCCGAGGCGCCCGAGGCGAGCAGCAGCACGGTGTCGTTGGTGGACATGCAGCCGTCCGAGTCCACCCGGTCGAAGGTGGTGCGCACCGCCTCGCGCAGCGCCGCGTCGAGCACTTCGGCGCTCGCGTCGGCGTCCGTGGTCAGGACGACCAGCATGGTGGCGAGGCCCGGGGCCAGCATGCCCGCGCCCTTCGCCATGCCGCCGACCGTCCAGCCGGCGCCGGCGGCCACCGCCGTCTTGTGGACCGAGTCCGTCGTCTTGATCGCGACGGCCGCCTCCCGGCCCCCCTCGGGGGACAGCCGGTCCGCCGCGGCGGCGATGCCGCACTCCACGCGGTCCATCGGCAGCCGGACGCCGATCAGGCCGGTGGAGCACACCGCCACCTCGTCCGCGGCCACGTCCGCGGCGCGGCCCGTGTGCTCGGCCATCGCCCGCGCGTCGTCGGCGCCGCCGGGACCCGTACAGGCGTTCGCTCCGCCGGAGTTGAGGACGACGGCGGAGATCCGCCCGTCGGCGAGCGCGCGGCGGGACCAGCGGACGGGCGCGGCCTGCACGCGGTTCGAGGTGAAGACACCGGCGGCGGCGCGGGACGGCCCCCGGTTCACCACCAGGGCCAGGTCGGGATCACCGGACTCCTTGATTCCGGCGCTGACTGCGCCGGCAAGGAATCCCCGGGCGGCGGTCACACTCACGGAGCCACTCCATTCGTGGGCAGGCCCAGCCGTTCCGGCAGGCCGAGGGCTATGTTCATGCTCTGCACCGCGCCACCGGCGGTGCCCTTCGTCAGGTTGTCGATGGCGCTCACGCAGATCAGCCTGCGGGCGTCCGGGTCCACGGCGATCTGCACCTGGGTGGTGTTCGAGCCGAGGACGGCGGCCGTGGTGGGCCACTGGCCGGGCGGCAGCAGGCGGACGAACGGCTCGTCG harbors:
- a CDS encoding amidohydrolase, with protein sequence MLCSRLTNANILTMDPARPVARDLGIWRGRIVGLDEAVTSLPAREVIDVQGATVLPGFIDSHVHLAWTGLKQSTPSVAPCERVEDVLAVVAEAVSRTAAPGTWVDLMGYDQRALGRHLTAAELDTVSRGRKVFLMHDSGHGCVVNSTVLALLPADVPHQDGFLAEGAMTAARGLRLPYGQAELADAVERAARTCLAEGVTAVAEAGIGGGLLGNSPVELGAYQLLRDQGRLPLRVQLMAAGDTLTPRDAQRDDGIPRALDLGMRTGFGDDWLSLGALKIYTDGGMMARTAALTAPYAGTDHTGQLQDDPDRLAQLIVDGHLAGWQLAVHAIGDRAADLALDALERAQRLRPRPDARHRIEHAGLIRPDQLPRFARLGLSAVVQPTFLHSFGDDYADVMGEERAPWMYRGRGFLDHGVTLVGSSDRPVTDGAPLRAVQFMVERASASGRRIGPDEAITVEEALRAYTVAGAYACRWDDSAGSLTPGKRADLVVLGDDPRYVDPSRIGDIEVLTTFVDGHETTDAGKL
- a CDS encoding GNAT family N-acetyltransferase, with the protein product MRPARRDDGPALAALSRPFVQAGALRERPLSVYLSRASDFLVAQAPDGTLEGCVALREHPAAGVLYNFCVAAHRQGSGTGARLLHAAFARARGRSLAALFTATTGSGRLFLRHGFAPSSPSLAPAEWALSLDPGRGARVLSRAL
- a CDS encoding acetylornithine transaminase; translation: MTADGTTPLADRWRAVMMDTYGTPPLALVRGEGSTVWDEDGRAYTDFTGGIAVNALGHAHPALVSAVRDQVARLGHVSNLFVSQPAVALAERLLALLDRPGRVFFANSGTEAVEAAFKIARRTGRPHLVATEGGFHGRTMGALALTGQPSKRDPFRPLPAEVTHVPYGDARALRAAVTERTAAVFLEPLQGEAGVVPAPGGYLRAAREITRATGSLLVLDEVQTGIGRTGHWFAHQAEPGLDPDVITLAKGLGGGLPIGAVVAFGRAAELLTPGQHGSTFGGNPVACAAALAVLETIEKEGLLAHAARVGERLRLGVEALAHPLVREVRGAGLLLGIALAEPVAARVQRSAQDAGFLVNAAGPGVVRLAPALTLPQERADALVAALPAVLDASYDG
- the argB gene encoding acetylglutamate kinase; translation: MPTQTTGTRTPAAVPAAEDLPWLEQLQGRTVVVKFGGNAMVDPSLHRTFAQDVVELWHAGLRPVVVHGGGPQISALLDRLGLETRFEAGLRVTTPETMDVVRMVLTGQVQRELVGAINAHGPFAVGMSGEDAHTMTAVRRPAWVDGRPVDIGLVGEIVAVDTATIGALLEQGRIPVVSPVARGEDGQVYNVNADLAASALAVALGADRLVVMTDVEGLYADWPHSTEVIDRLTAGELDALLPELASGMLPKMEGCLRAVRTGVAKAQVIDGRVPHALLRGVFTEDGPGTTVVPDDVPGPEGSGGREDGA
- the argJ gene encoding bifunctional glutamate N-acetyltransferase/amino-acid acetyltransferase ArgJ gives rise to the protein MSVTAARGFLAGAVSAGIKESGDPDLALVVNRGPSRAAAGVFTSNRVQAAPVRWSRRALADGRISAVVLNSGGANACTGPGGADDARAMAEHTGRAADVAADEVAVCSTGLIGVRLPMDRVECGIAAAADRLSPEGGREAAVAIKTTDSVHKTAVAAGAGWTVGGMAKGAGMLAPGLATMLVVLTTDADASAEVLDAALREAVRTTFDRVDSDGCMSTNDTVLLLASGASGIAPAPGELTAAVHAVCRDLALQLVADAEGASKEIEVVVVGAASEADAVEVGRSVARNNLLKCALHGEDPNWGRVLSAIGTTSAVFDADRLDVAINGVWVCRDGAEGEPRDKVDLSDRRITITVDLRSGDSRAVIWTNDLTAEYVHENSAYSS